The following coding sequences are from one Plasmodium sp. gorilla clade G2 genome assembly, chromosome: 1 window:
- a CDS encoding glycophorin binding protein, putative has protein sequence MCLSNRTNLKSPGCSNCKNANSKNCSSCSLMEVEKKNERKSSLFSFHTKKIILVCGIIYVSLWNVNICGDQYQKAADFNFRESRVLAESKKASTKKAKTTLRNTKQTTLTSADPEGQVLKAYAADPEYVKNLQFYAQLLSNTDPNDEVEGSYDPEGQILKAYAADPQYRKNLRFFYNVLTHNPENNADGNADPEAQLLKAYAADPVYRKHLSWLHQVLSNTDPNDEVEGSYDPEGQVLKAYAADPQYRKNLRFFYNVLTHNPENNADGNADPEAQLLKAYAADPVYRKHLSWLHQVLSNTDPNDEVEGSYDPEGQVLKAYAADPEYRKHLNWLHQVLSNTDPNDESS, from the exons ATGTGCCTTTCTAATAGGACTAATCTTAAATCCCCAGGATGTTCGAATTGTAAAAATGCCAATTCGAAAAATTGCTCTAGTTGTTCTTTAATGGAagtcgaaaaaaaaaatgaaaggaAAAGTTCCTTATTTTCATTCCAtaccaaaaaaattatattagtttgtggaataatatatgtatccTTATGG aATGTTAACATATGCGGAGACCAATACCAAAAGGCTGCTGATTTTAATTTTAGAGAAAGCAGAGTTTTAGCTGAAAGCAAAAAAGCTAGTACAAAAAAAGCAAAGACTACATTAAGAAATACTAAGCAGACAACTTTAACTAGCGCCGATCCAGAAGGACAAGTATTAAAAGCATATGCTGCTGATCCAGAATATGTTAAAAACTTACAATTCTATGCTCAATTATTAAGTAACACCGATCCAAATGATGAAGTAGAAGGTAGCTACGATCCAGAAGGACAAATATTAAAAGCTTATGCTGCTGATCCACAATATCGTAAGAACTTAAGATTCTTTTATAATGTATTAACTCACAACCCTGAAAATAATGCAGACGGTAACGCTGATCCAGAAGCACAATTATTGAAAGCTTATGCTGCTGATCCAGTATATCGTAAACACTTAAGTTGGCTTCATCAAGTATTAAGTAACACCGACCCAAATGATGAAGTAGAAGGTAGCTACGATCCAGAAGGTCAAGTATTGAAAGCTTATGCTGCTGATCCACAATATCGTAAGAACTTAAGATTCTTTTATAATGTATTAACTCACAACCCTGAAAATAATGCAGACGGTAACGCTGATCCAGAAGCACAATTATTGAAAGCTTATGCTGCTGATCCAGTATATCGTAAACACTTAAGTTGGCTTCATCAAGTATTAAGTAACACTGACCCAAATGATGAAGTAGAAGGTAGCTACGATCCAGAAGGTCAAGTGCTTAAAGCCTATGCTGCTGATCCAGAATATCGCAAACACTTAAATTGGCTTCATCAAGTATTAAGTAACACTGACCCAAATGATGAAAGTTCTTAA
- a CDS encoding cytoadherence linked asexual protein 3.1, putative, which translates to MVSFHKIYILFLIFTLYLNEKAICSINDNENETVTSSHNLQYNDNIEQLKSMIGNEELHKNLKILEKLILESLEKDKLKYPLLKQGTEELLDISKFKKKNVSDTNDETYIVPTIQSSFDDMVKYEHLMKKQLIEIYNSDISDIIKKKIFIVRTLKTIKLMLIPLDSYKQNNDLKTSLEELNNVFTVNGDPQRKTSPVGDHATFFNNLLTHVREMKENEEILKKPEIPILDDTKIDVMDTNDFFFTTNSNINFMEALDDITNQYGLGLVNHLGPHLIALGHFIVLKLALKNYKNYFEAKSIKFFSWQKILEFSMSDRFKVLDMMCDHESVYYSEKKRRKTYLKVDRSHTSMECNILEYLIHYFNKYQLEIIKTTQDTDFDLHGMMEHKYIKDYFFSFMCNDPKECIIYHTNQFKKEANEENTFPEEPNREISAYNIYLNYYYFMKRYSSYGTKKTLYVHLLNLTGLLNYDTRAYVTSLYLPGYYNTVEMSFTEEKEFSKLFENLLKCIEKCHLHQPNTLSKDSNFLNDVSKCDVCKGAFLYSNMKFDEVPSMVQKFYVYLTKGLKIQKVSSLMRTLDMYQEYSNFLSHDINWYTFLFLFRLTSFKDIAYKNVAEAMYLNIKDEDSFNKTVVTNYWFPSPIKKYYTLYVRKRIPNNLVDELEKLMKVGTLEKMKKALTFLVHVNSFLQLDFFHQLNEPPLGLPRSYPLSLILEHKFKDWMISSPAGFYFSNYHNPYIRKDLHDKVLSQKFEPPKMNQWNKVLKSLIECAYDMYFDQRHVKNLYKYHNIYNINNKLMLMRDSMDLYKTHFDDVLFFADIFNMRKYMTATPTYKKVKDRVYHTLHSIMGNSVNFYKYGIIYGFKVNKEILKEIVDELFSIYNFNTDIFSDTSFLQTVYLLFRRIEETYRTQRRNDKMSVNNVFFMNVANNYSKLNKEEREIEIHNSMASRYYAKTMFAAFQMLFSTMLSNNADHLDKAYGLSENIQVATSTSAFLTFAYVYNGSIMDSMTNSLLPPYAKKPITQLKYGKTFVFSNYFMLASKMYEMLNYKNLSLLCEYQAVASANFYSSKKVGQFIGRKFLPITTYFLLMRISLSHMWATGSHLIPHFKPEDSSSTGTGSTGNQNPGSPSPGTTNTSPHSFFFNDFYAPEGSQYLFFYFFTNLYLDAGKHFPGGFGPAIKEQTQHLSEKTYERKPSVHSFNRNFFMELANGFMYAFCFFGVFPLYAYFENINFYITSNFRFLDRYYSVFNKYLINFVRTKLKEYTSDILIKYEREAYLSMKKYGYLGEVIASRLSSKNKIMNYLHETNEETMNNLRRYDMENAFKNKMATYVDDFAFFEDCGKNEQFLNERCDYCPVVEEVEETQLQPQLLPHTDETTMVSKPTSTYIDVEKIEETGSADSEDDEKEIDEPDDELMVARFH; encoded by the exons AAAATACGAACATCTAATGAAAAAACAATTAATAGAAATTTATAATTCTGATATTTcagatataattaaaaaaaaaatatttattgtacGAACATtgaaaacaataaaattaatgCTTATACCATTAGATTCGTACAAACAAAACAATGATTTGAAAACGTCGCTcgaagaattaaataatgtatTTACAGTCAATGGAGATCCACAGAGAAAAACTAGTCCTGTAGGGGATCACGcaacattttttaataatttgttAACACATGTAAGAGaaatgaaagaaaatgaagagaTACTAAAAAAACCTGAAATACCTATACTTGATGATACCAAAATAGATGTCATGGACACGAACGATTTCTTTTTTACGACCAACTccaatataaattttatggaAGCGTTAGATGATATAACAAATCAATATGGATTAGGTTTGGTTAACCATTTGGGTCCTCATCTAATag ccCTGGGACATTTTATTGTTTTGAAACTAGcacttaaaaattataaaaattatttcgaAGCAAAAAGTATAAAATTCTTTAGTTGGCAAAAAATATTAGAGTTCTCCATGTCTGATAGATTTAAGGTTCTTGACATGATGTGCGACCATGAATCCGTTTACTATTCCGaaaaaaagagaagaaaAACGTACTTGAAAGTTGATAGATCACACACAAGTATggaatgtaatatattagaatatctaatacattattttaataaatatcagctagaaataataaaaactacCCAAGATACTGATTTTGATTTACATGGCATGATggaacataaatatataaaagattatttcttttcatttatgTGTAATGATCCTAAAGAATGTATCATTTATCATACGAAccaatttaaaaaagaagcgaatgaagaaaatactTTTCCTGAAGAACCCAATCGTGAAATAAgtgcatataatatatatttgaattattattatttcatgaAACGTTACAGTTCTTATGGAACAAAAAAAACCTTATATGTCCATTTATTAAACTTAACAGGACTTttaa atTATGATACAAGAGCGTATGTCACATCACTTTATTTACCAGGATATTACAACA ctgTCGAAATGTCATTTACTGAAGAGAAAGAGTTTTCCAAACTTTTTGAAAACttattaaaat gTATTGAGAAATGTCATTTACACCAACCAAACACATTATCAAAAGATAGTAATTTCCTCAACGACGTATCCAAATGTGATGTATGTAAAGGAGCATTTTTATACTCTAaca tGAAATTTGATGAAGTTCCTTCCATGGTACAGAAATTTTACGTATATTTAACTAAAGGtctaaaaatacaaaaagtCTCATCACTAATGAGAACCTTAGATATGTATCAAGAGTACAGTAATTTCTTATCACATGATATTAATTGGTACACAttcctatttttatttcGACTCACCAGTTTTAAGG ataTTGCGTACAAAAATGTGGCTGAAGCaatgtatttaaatataaaggatGAAGATTCATTTAACAAAACTGTTGTAACGAATTATTGGTTCCCTTCtcctataaaaaaatattatactttATATGTTAGGAAACGTATTCCAAACAATTTAGTAGATG aACTGGAAAAATTAATGAAAGTTGGAACgttagaaaaaatgaaaaaagctCTCACATTTTTGGTCCATGTCAACTCGTTTCTCCAACTAGATTTTTTCCATCAATTGAATGAACCGCCTCTAGGATTACCTAGATCCTATCCTTTATCGTTAATTCTCGAACATAAATTTAAAGATTGGATGATCAGTTCTCCCGCAGGGTTTTATTTTTCCAATTATCACAATccatatataagaaaagatTTACACGATAAAGTCTTGTCTCAGAAATTTGAACCGCCAAAAATGAATCAATGGAACAAAGTTTTGAAATCATTAATTGAATGTGCCTACGATATGTATTTTGATCAACGACATgtgaaaaatttatataaatatcataatatttataatatcaataacAAATTAATGTTAATGCGAGACTCCATGGATTTGTACAAAACCCATTTTGACGACGTGTTATTTTTTGcagatatatttaatatgagAAAATATATGACTGCTACCccaacatataaaaaagttaAAGACCGAGTGTACCATACATTGCATAGCATTATGGGGAATTCTgtcaatttttataaatatggtATCATTTATGGATTTAAagtaaataaagaaatattgaAAGAAATAGTGGACGAATTGTTttctatttataattttaacacAGATATATTTTCCGATACTTCGTTCCTACAAAcagtttatttattatttagaaGAATAGAAGAAACGTACAGGACACAAAGAAGAAATGACAAGatg agtGTGAATAATGTTTTTTTCATGAATGTGGCAAATAATTATTCGAAATTAAACAAAGAAGAACGGGAAATCGAAATACATAATTCTATGGCGTCGCGCTATTATGCGAAAACAATGTTTGCAGCATTTCAAATGTTATTTTCCACAATGTTAAGTAATAATGCAGATCATCTTGACAAAGCATATGGATTAAGTGAAAATATACAGGTAGCAACAAGTACCTCCGCATTTCTTACTTTTGCATATGTGTATAACGGAAGTATCATGGACAGTATGACTAACAGTTTATTGCCACCATATGCGAAAAAACCTATCACACAATTAAAATATGGGAAAACGTTCGTTTTCTCCAACTATTTCATGCTTGCATCCAAAATGTACGAGatgttaaattataaaaatttaagttTGTTATGTGAATATCAAGCAGTGGCAAGCGCAAACTTTTATTCTTCTAAAAAAGTGGGTCAGTTTATTGGAAGAAAATTTTTACCCATCACAACCTATTTTCTACTAATGAGAATTAGTTTGTCACATATGTGGGCAACAGGATCACATTTGATTCCCCACTTTAAGCCTGAAGATTCTAGTTCTACTGGTACAGGAAGTACAGGAAACCAAAATCCAGGTTCACCAAGCCCTGGTACTACAAATACTTCCCCCCAcagttttttctttaatgACTTTTATGCTCCTGAAGGTTCccaatatttgtttttttattttttcacaaATTTATATCTTGATGCAGGCAAACATTTTCCTGGAGGCTTTGGTCCTGCCATAAAAGAACAAACACAACATCTTAGTGAAAAAACATACGAACGCAAACCTTCCGTTCATAGTTTTAATAGAAATTTTTTCATGGAACTAGCTAACGGGTTCATGTACGCATTTTGTTTCTTCGGTGTTTTTCCtttatatgcatattttgaaaatattaatttttatattacgaGCAATTTCCGTTTCTTGGATAGATATTATAGTGTattcaataaatatttaataaattttgtaaGAACAAAACTTAAAGAATATACAAGTGACAttctaataaaatatgaacgTGAAGCATATTTaagtatgaaaaaatatggatATCTAGGTGAAGTTATTGCTTCAAGACTTTCgtctaaaaataaaatcatgaATTATTTGCACGAAACTAACGAGGAGACAATGAATAATTTAAGAAGATATGATATGGAAAATGCGTTCAAGAACAAAATGGCTACTTATGTGGATGATTTTGCTTTTTTTGAGGATTGTGGCAAAAACGAACAATTTTTAAACGAAAGATGTGATTACTGCCCTGTCGTTGAAGAGGTGGAAGAAACGCAACTACAACCACAATTACTCCCACATACTGATGAGACCACGATGGTGTCCAAACCAACGAGTACGTATATTGATGTTgaaaaaatagaagaaaCAGGTTCGGCAGATAGtgaagatgatgaaaaagAGATTGACGAACCAGATGACGAATTAATGGTTGCACGATTTCACTAA